The genomic stretch CATCGCGGGCAGGTCCACCTCGTCCCGCTCGCCGTACACGGGCTGCCCCCGGTCATCCAGCGTCAGCGGGCCGCGCGGGGGCGCGTTGTGCCCACCCGCCGCAGGCCCCTCCACGATGAAGCCCTGCACCGGCCCGCTCGCCTTGCGCGCCAGCACCCCGGCCAGGACGTGCGAGGACACGATCGGGTAGAAGTCCGGGCGGGCCAGCAGGTCGGGCCGCAGGCCGAAGTCGGCCGGGTCGAAGGTCAGGGTCAGCCCTTCGCCGCCCCTCACGTCCACCCGCAGACTGGCGGGCCGCCCCGCCGCGAACGCGTCGAGGATGCCGGGGATATCGCGGGGAATCCCGGCGCCCATGATCACGGTCCCCACCCCGGCCAGCATCGCCCCGTACAGTGCCGGGAGCGTGTGCAGCTGCAACTTCGTCAGGAGGTTCAGGCCCACCGGGCGGTCGTGGCCCTCGCGGGCCAGCGTGACCTCGACGTACGCGCCCAGCAGCGTCATCACCCAGGCGTCACGGTGCCGCCCGGCGGTGGGCAGGGGCAGCCGGGCGTACGCCTCGCCGGGCGCGCGGCCCTCCGGGCGGAAGTACCGCTCCAGGCACGCCTGCACCAGCGCCGGTTTCGGGAAGGCCGCCAGTGCGCGGCGCACCTCGCCCCCCGGGTCGCCGTCCTGCAGGCGGCGCAGCAGCACCGTGTCGATCCCGGTGCCGGACACCACGCCCAGCCCACCGTTCAGGCAGACCGTGCGGGCCAGCCGCCAGTCGGACACGGCGATGCCCATGCCCCCCTGAATGACACGTGGCAGGTGAGGCTCAGGGGCATGAACGTCAGGCTGGGCGGTGATCACCTTCGTGGTG from Deinococcus soli (ex Cha et al. 2016) encodes the following:
- a CDS encoding nitronate monooxygenase, coding for MTDQPTTIQPITTKVITAQPDVHAPEPHLPRVIQGGMGIAVSDWRLARTVCLNGGLGVVSGTGIDTVLLRRLQDGDPGGEVRRALAAFPKPALVQACLERYFRPEGRAPGEAYARLPLPTAGRHRDAWVMTLLGAYVEVTLAREGHDRPVGLNLLTKLQLHTLPALYGAMLAGVGTVIMGAGIPRDIPGILDAFAAGRPASLRVDVRGGEGLTLTFDPADFGLRPDLLARPDFYPIVSSHVLAGVLARKASGPVQGFIVEGPAAGGHNAPPRGPLTLDDRGQPVYGERDEVDLPAMRALGLPFWLAGGCGTPGALRDALAAGAAGIQVGTLFAFAQESGLWADLKADVLTRAQSGALDVFTDPLASPTGFPFKVVTLPGTLSQPDVYAARERVCDLGYLREAYQTESGRVGWRCPAEPVAAFVSKGGDAAAAQGRKCLCNALMADAGYAQVQRGGLTEPGLLTSGDALGALSDWTPGYGAADVLRVLHG